The segment GAACACCGGGATGAGTCCGCCGGTGGCCGGGTTGGCGGCGAACGCGCCGGCGAAGACGCCGGTCTTCTCGCGCCCCTCGGCCTGGCGCTCGAGCTCGGTGCGGCGGACGGCGAAGTCGCGGTAGCGCCGGATCGCCTCGCCCGGCTCGACGTCGGCACCGAAGACCCCGCGCCACGAGGGCGGGACCTCGGACCGCTCGTCGCCGATCGTGGCGCCCGGCCAGTCGCTCGGCACGATGCGATCGACGAGCGGGTGCTCGGGCGCCAGGACCACGTAGGTGGCACCGAACACCGTGTCGGGACGGGTCGTGAACACCTCGATGTCCAGGCCCTCGTGGTGCTCCACCGGGAACCGGATGGTGGCGCCGGTGCTCCGGCCGATCCAGTTGCGCTGCATGACCTTGATCGGCTCGGGCCACTCGAGCAGGTCGAGATCGTCGAGCAAGCGGTCGGCGTACTTGGTGATCCGCAGCATCCACTGCTCGAGGGGACGCTTGTAGACCGGGTGGTTCCCCCGCTCGCTGCGGCCCTCGGCGTTGACCTCCTCGTTCGCCAGCACCGTCCCGAGGGCCGGGCACCAGTTCACGAGGGCCTCTTCTCGGTACGCGAGCCGGTGCGTGTCGACCACCAGCCGCCGGGATCGCTCGTCGAGGTCGGTCCACGGGAGACGGTCCGGGTTCGCCTCGCTCGTGGGCTCACGGACGCCGGACTCGAAGGCGGCGACGAGGGTCTCGATCGGGCGGGCGCGATCGGCGTCCTCGTCGTACCAGGCGTTGAACATCTGGAGGAAGATCCACTGGGTCCACCGGTAGTAGTGGAGGTCGGTGGTCGCGACGCCGCGCCTCGGGTCGTGGCCGAGCCCCAGGGCGCGGAGCTGCCGCTTCATCGTGGCGATGTTCTGCTCCGTGGTGACACGCGGGTGCTGCCCGGTCTGCAGCGCGAACTGCTCGGCGGGCAGGCCGAACGCGTCGTAGCCCATCGCGTGGAGCACGTTGCGGCCCATCATCCGCTGGAAGCGGGCGTAGACGTCGGTCCCGATGTACCCGAGGGGATGACCCACGTGCAGCCCGGCGCCGCTCGGGTACGGGAACATGTCGAGCACGTAGAGCTTCGAGCTGTCCGCGACCCGCTCGAAACCCTCCCGGAGCGGACCCGACGGGTTCGGCGTCCAGAAGGTCCGGCGCTCCTCCCAGTTGTCCTGCCACCTGGCTTCGATCTCGTTGGCGAGACGCGCGTCGTAGCGGTGCGGCGGAGCGTCAGCGGCGCCTCGTCGTTCGTCGGTCATGTGGACGGCGAGCGTAGCGACGCGTCGCGCGAGCGACGCCGGACTTCGCGCTCGGGGCCCGAACGACTGTTCGACCGCGCTCGCGACCGGGGCTCACTGGTACCGTTTCCATTCCCCTGGGCCTGTAGCTCAGTTCGGTAGAGCGCCTCCATGGCATGGAGGAAGTCAGGGGTTCAAGTCCCCTCAGGTCCACACGCTCAGGTCCACACCCTCAGGTCCACGGCGTCGTCGAATTCACAACATCGCGTCGTCGCGCTCGTCGGCCTAGCGAGGACCCGGTCCGTGAAGGACCTCTTCGTCGCGTTCGGGTCTACGTCACGATTCGGTCCCGCCGGAAGATCACGGCGGAGACGACGAGCAGCCACACAATCGCGAGGACGGCTCCGAGAAAGCCGATCGGGCCGGCCAGCGACAGGATCGCGATCACGATCGCCGCCCACCCCAGCCACCGTGGCAGCAGGGGTCGCCTCACCGTCGAGATTCCCGTCGCGAGCAGCAAGACGGCGATTCCACCGGTGACCACGAAGAAGTCGTTGTTGAACAGGACGTTCAAGGTCTGTGCGGGCGCCGCGAACCTGTGTTCCCCGGCCCGGGCCAGCGCGAAGCCGACCACGGCGTCGAGCAACGCGCCCCCGGCCAAGATCACCGCCCCGCCAAACGCGGCGACGGAAAGCACGTCGCCACCCGCTTCTCCGCTCTGGAGAAGCTCGCGAAGACGCGCTGCGAACAAGACCACCAGCACCCCGCCGATCGCCAAGATGAGGCTCGAGATCCTTGTCACCGTCAGATGGTCATGGAAATACGACACCACCTTCGCCGCGCTCGCGTCGTCCTGCGGGGAGGGTCCCCCGAGGACGGTGCCCACGGCGAACAGAACACCCGCACCTACCCCGCACAACGCCAGCCACCGTCGCAGCGTCATCCCTGCCTCCCTCCCTCGACACCAACGTTCCGCGGAGCCTGGTGCGGCCGCCGCGCAACATCCGCCTCAATCACGAGGGTCTCCTTTGTCGTCGTGATCCGACGTCGCGTCGCGCTGCCGGACCACGTGCTGGCCGAAGGCGGGGAACCCAGCGACCGGGCCGGATCACTTGGTGACCGTGAACTCGGAGTGCATGCCCAGCTGGGCGTGGGGCGGCCCGCTGCCTTGGCTGGACGAGGTCGTGCCCTTCGGGACGAGGCAGAGCGCGACGTAGCGTCCCGGCGCGTTGAGCTGGAAGTAGCCGACACTGGTCTGACCAGGGTCCGACCCCGTGACACCGAGGTTCTCGACCCTCGTCCTGGCCTGGCCTTGCGGCAGGGCGAGGAGGGCCTTCACCGAGTCGGACGTCTTGATCCGCGCGATTCTGATCTCGTGGCTCTCGGAGCCTGCGTTCTTGAAGCTGACCACGACAACGCCCGTCTTCAGGGTCTTGGGGACGCCCTTCAACGCGTACTCGACGCCGGTCACGTTGATCACGTGGTAGCCGCAGTTCTTCACCGCGTAGGTGTCGATCTTGCTGCCCGCGTCAGAGACCGCCGAATCGTTGAGCGCGGCCTGGAAGTTCGCGTGCAGCGCGTTCGCGATAATCGTCTCCTGGCCGACGATCGCGGCCGGTGCGCTCGTGACCGCTTGGTCGACCAACGTGAGGATCGGACCTGACGCTTGCTGGATCTGAGCCGGGCTCGGCTGCCCGGCGGCCGTGGCGGTCGCGAACAGGCGGTTGAGCTGGAGGTTGATCTTCACGTTCGTCGCGCAGAACGCCTTCTTGTCCGCGGCGACCGCCGGGTTCGACCAGGCCAGAGGCAGCCCGGCCACCAGGCAGCCACTCACCAGCAGCGCCCGAGTCCGCTTCACCGCGACTCTCCTCGTGCCACCGACCCGACCGGACCGGCCGGCGCCGGTACCGGAGCGGTCCGCACCGCATTCGCCTTAACCACGAGGGTTCCTTTCGTCGTCGCGAGTTGATGCTGCGCCGGTCTCGCCGACCGCTTGCCGGCTGAGGACGGCAAGCTTGGCGGCGGCGACCTCCAGCAGTGCCGGCATCGACTCCGCGGGGATCTCCAGCTGCTCCGCCATGGCCGCCATCGGCACCCCCGCTCGCTGCAGGGCGATGGCGACGGCGTAGACGACCGGCAGTCGCGTCAGCGGCCCGTCGGGCATGTCCGCGGTCGGCCGGTCGCTGCGCGGCTGCTCTGAGGGCATCCTCCGCAGTGTGCGAGCGCGGGCGCCGGCACGCATCGGTACCGCGTTACGGATCTTTTCGCCGCCGCGGGGCCCGAGGACTGCGTAGTGGCGCTATGGGGCAGCGGCGGTCATGCCCAACGCCACCGCCAGCTCGGGTCGCCCAGCCACGCCGAGCTTGGCGTAGACACGACTGAGGTGGGTCTCCACCGTCCTCACGGACACCACGAGTTGCTCGGCGATCTGACGGCTGGACCGGCCACCGACTGCCATGCGGGCGACCTCCAGCTCCCGGGCGGTCAGCGTCGCGGGCGACCGCTGCCAGTCGATGGTCGGGCTGGTTGCCCCCGGACACGACGCGAGGAGGGTCTCGCACCGCAGACCGAGCGACGCGGCCCGTGATCGGTCGCCGAGAGCCTGATAGCGGGCGGAGGCCGTCGCCGCCGCCTCTGCCGCCAGGATCCGCATCTCGAGCCGCTCGAGCCCGTCGGCGGCCGCCTCCAAGGCTGGCGCGTCGCCCGCGGCCAGCGCGGCGGCGTGGGTGGCCGCCACCGCCGCGAACGGTCCGTCCACGATCGAGACGAGGGACGCCAACCGGTCCGTCACGGACGACGCCTGCCCGAGCCTCGCGCGGCCGTGCCGCGCTTGGAGCTCGTAGGGGAACTGGCCTCGATGGCGGGCCGCGGTTGCAACCTCCTCCAGGTGCGCCGCGGCGCCCGCGGCGTCGCCGCCGGCCGCCTCAACCCACGCCGCCGAGATCTCCAACAGCGGGTCGAACCACACCAGACTCGGCGTCCGCGCCTCGCTGGACTCCGCGAGGGCGGTGCGGGCTCCGCGGAGGTCACCTGAGAAGACCCGGGCCAGCACGAGCCCGGCCGCGGCCAGGATCGCCCCGCCGGCCCAGTCCTCGGTTCGGAGCACCTCCCATCCCTCACCCAGGCGCCGTTCGGCGGTCACCGCATCACCTTGGAGCAGCTCGACCCAGCCGGTCAGGGCCGAGCCCACCGCGACGAACTTGTGGTGGCGCTGCTGGAGGCCCAGTTCGAGGTACGCGGCCGCCAGGGACCCTGCTCGAGGGATGTCACCACCGAGGAACGCGGCGACCCAGGTCGCCGCCGGACCCCAGTCGGCGAGCTCATGCGACTGGGCGGCGGCGGCCAGCCGGGGCTCGTTCCACCTCCGCGCCGCGGCCAGCGCGTCGTCACCCCGTCCGGAGAACGCGCTGCCGTTCGCGACCGCGCCGAGCGCAGTCAGGGTCACCTCTGGCTCCTGGCCGGGGTCGCGTGCCACCGGCGCGGCCATGGCCACTGCCTCGGCGGGAAACCCAAGCGCCGCTCGAAGCTTGGCCTGGTACGCCGCCAGCCAGGCCCGAGCCGGTTCGGCCGTCACCGTCGCCTCGGCGCGGGCGAGCACGTCTTCGGCTGCGGCGGTATCACGCACACCGAACCACAGCGTCTTGGCCTTAAACACCGCCAGCTCGGCCTGCTCGGTGTCGTTACTGGGTTCGGTCCCGTCGAGTTCGGCGAGCACGTCGCGATAGCGCCCCTGCCGGTACAGGGACTCGGCCAACGCCACCCTCGCTCGGTGATCGGCCGGCGCAGCCGACACCGCGGCTCGGGCGAGCCGTTCGGCGAGTCGAAAGTCCAGCGCCTCGGCAGCCTGTCGGGCGCCAGCCACGAGCATCCCCAGGTCGCCGGTCCCACCGCTGTCGAGCCTCCAGGTGACGCAGCGCAGCAGGTCCTCCCGGCGATGTAACCCGATCCGGGCACAGCCGTCGGCCAGGCGACCCGCGAGCCAGCGCTGCCTGGCGACGGGCACGAGCGTCCGAACGACCTCGCCGAACATCGGGTGCGCGACGCGGGCAACCATCCGGTCGCCTTCGGGCCCGATCTCGATCAGGCCCGCGCTCTCGGCCTCGGCCAGACCGCGAGCCTCGGTCAACCCTTCGAGGACCTCCATCGGCACCGGGTCCGCCAGCGCGGTGATGTCAAGCCCCTCGCGGGCCGCGGTGCCGAGCTGTGCGATTCGAGTCTTGATCAACTCGACCAGCCGGTCGCCGACCGGTACTGGCCCGGCGAGGCGCCAGCGGCCCTCGATCTCTCGCAACGCGCCGCTCGTGGTGGCGCTGCGGAGCAGCTCGCGCACGTACAACGGGTTTCCCTGGCTCGCCTCCCACAACGAGTGCAGTTCCAGTGACCCACAGGGTCCGCCCAACGTGGCCACGATCAACTCGTCGGTCTCCGCGCGAGAAAGCGGCTGTAGCTCCACCCGTTCAGCCCAACCGTCCTTCCAGAGCGCAGTCACGGCATCGGGTGCCGGCTCAGCCGTTCGCACCGTGACCAAGACCGCGGCGACGCCAGACACCACGAGCTGATGCAGCACCATTGCCGACACGTCGTCCGCCAGGTGTGCGTCGTCGACGGCCACCAGCGGTAACGGAGCCCCATCGGGGGCGTCAAAGTTCCGGCGTATCTCGCTGGCAAACTTCAACGGGTCCGAAGGACGGACCGTTTCGCGCGTGTCGGACGGCAGCAGCGGTCCGAGGACGCCGAGCGGGATACCTTGACTCGACCGCGTCGCCGACACCCAGCAACCGGGCCGACCATCAGCCGCCACCGCCGCCTGGACCTCCCGTGCAAGACGGGTCTTGCCCACCCCCGACACGCCCGCCAACACCACGCTCGACGACCGGTCCAGGTACGCACGCAGGACGCGCGCCTCCGCACCCCGCCCCACCAAGCCCTCCGCCTCCACGAACGGGCACGATAGACGGCCCCTCGCTGACGCCCTGGCGGGTGCGGTTGACACAGCGGATTGCGTCGCGCTTCTGAATCGCCCAACGGGTGGGAACGCGCGGGGCGCGAGACGCCCGCTCACCGCGAGCGCGAGGTCATCGAGCGGACCGCGGACGCCAGGATCGGCGGCCCCTCCCCAGTAACTTCGCCAATTCCTCGAAGAGTCCAGGTGTCCCCACAGGTCCACAGAGCGTGGAGCGCCGGAGACAGTGGCGTCGGTGCACCGGCATGATGTGCCGGTACCCCAGCTCTCGGATGCTGGGACCGGCGCCGTCAAGTTTGGGGTCACTCCCTCAAGAGGTCACGTCGCCTACTAGACGTTCCGTGACGGGGCGGTCGACCTCCTGACGTTCCGTGAGTGGAGCGCAGCGTCGACGCGGCATGGGGAGCATCCGGCGCACCTGCGCTTCTCGCATAACTGGGCTCGGGTCGCGGGGTGTCTACGTCGATCCTGCGGCGCTGGTGTCTCTGACCCGGTTCCGCCCGAGCGCAGTGGCGAGGTGGCCTCGTGGCTCGCGGTGCCACCCGCCGCAGCCCTTCCGATCGGTCGAGCGGATCAGTCCCGACTGGTGGGTCTTCCCGATCCGACCAGCATCGTTCGCCACGGGTCCGGCACATCCAGTCGCTCGACGCCGTCGTACATCCACAGGGTCGGCGTCGAGAGCACGAACGAGCACACGGCTCGGGATGGCTCGAATTCGTCTCCGAGGCCGACGAGAACGTCGTAGGTATGCAGGAGGAGCTCGTTCAGGGCCCGCGCGGCCCAGTCCGACGGTCGCAGGTCGAAGATCGTGTCCGACGCGACGGCGTCCGCAGGAGCGGCGGCGAGGACGGCTTCGAAGGTGCGCCCGACCGCGCCCAGTGCCTCGACCAGCTGTGACGGGGTTGCGTCCGGCTGCGCGTGGAGCTCTGTCAGCCGCAGCCACCCGTCCCGGACCCGCCCGGCGAGCTGCAGCGAGTACGAGAAGAGGCAGTCGGTCACGTGATCGACCGTCTGCCAACAGCTCCAGTCCAGCGTCCCGGCGGGCGCCGACCAGTCTCGGTCGGCAACCCGCGACAGCGCTCCCAGCGATTCACCGAGACCGACGCCGAACAGCTCGATCGGGCCCGGCATCGTCGGAGTGGCAGCCTCGCCCACGGCACGTCAGGGTATTTCACAGACCGAGAAGCACTCCCTGGTCCCCGGCGCGGGCCCGACCCGATGTCGATCTGGCCGACCCTGGTTCGTCGTAGGGGTGCACCGACACCACAAGGAGGCAGCCGTGCGATACGCGCTGATGATCTGCACCGACGAGACCCCGACCGGCGAGGACGAGACGGCCCTGCTGGCCGAGTACGCCGCGTTCGGCGAGGAGATGGGGCGTCGGGGCGTCCTGCAGGGTGGGGAGCGGTTCCGCCCGACCACCGACGCCACGACCGTTCGGGTGCGCGACGGCGAGGTCCTGACCACCGACGGCCCCTTCGCCGAGACGAAGGAGCAGATCGGGGGATACTTCGTCGTCGACTGCAAGGATCTCGACGCCGCCATCGAGGTCGCGTCGAAGATCCCCGGGGCCAGGACCGGGTCGATCGAGGTGAGGCCGATCTGGGAGATGTAGCGCCCGACGTCGAAGCTGCGGTCGCCGAGGCCTTCCGAGAGGAGTGGGGACGCGTCGTCGCCACGCTGATCCGCGGGACCGGCGACTGGGACCTGGCCGAGGAGTGCGCGCAGGACGCCTTCGCGCGGGCGCTCGAGCGGTGGCCGCGAGACGGCGTCCCACGCAATCCCGGCGGCTGGCTCACAACGACGGCTCGCAACCGCGCCCTCGACCGGCTGCGCCGCACGGCGACCGGGGCCGCCAGGCTGCAGGAGGTAGCGGTGCTCTCGCGTCGTGACGAACCGATCGGCCAGGATCCGAGCGGCATCGACGACGACCGGCTGCGGCTGATCTTCACCTGCTGCCACCCGGCGCTGGTCCCGGAGGCCCAGGTCGCGCTCACGCTCCGGACGCTCGCCGGGCTGACCACGGCCGAGATCGCTCGAGCGTTCCTGGTCCCGGAGACCACGATGGCGCAGCGGCTCGTGCGCGCCAAGCGCAAGATCCGCAACGCCGGCATCCCCTACCGGGTGCCGCCCGCGCACCTGCTGCCGGAGCGGACCGGCGCGGTGCTGGCGGTCTTGTACCTGCTGTTCAACGAGGGCTACGCGGCGACGGCGGGCGCCGAC is part of the Acidimicrobiia bacterium genome and harbors:
- a CDS encoding LuxR C-terminal-related transcriptional regulator — encoded protein: MAVDDAHLADDVSAMVLHQLVVSGVAAVLVTVRTAEPAPDAVTALWKDGWAERVELQPLSRAETDELIVATLGGPCGSLELHSLWEASQGNPLYVRELLRSATTSGALREIEGRWRLAGPVPVGDRLVELIKTRIAQLGTAAREGLDITALADPVPMEVLEGLTEARGLAEAESAGLIEIGPEGDRMVARVAHPMFGEVVRTLVPVARQRWLAGRLADGCARIGLHRREDLLRCVTWRLDSGGTGDLGMLVAGARQAAEALDFRLAERLARAAVSAAPADHRARVALAESLYRQGRYRDVLAELDGTEPSNDTEQAELAVFKAKTLWFGVRDTAAAEDVLARAEATVTAEPARAWLAAYQAKLRAALGFPAEAVAMAAPVARDPGQEPEVTLTALGAVANGSAFSGRGDDALAAARRWNEPRLAAAAQSHELADWGPAATWVAAFLGGDIPRAGSLAAAYLELGLQQRHHKFVAVGSALTGWVELLQGDAVTAERRLGEGWEVLRTEDWAGGAILAAAGLVLARVFSGDLRGARTALAESSEARTPSLVWFDPLLEISAAWVEAAGGDAAGAAAHLEEVATAARHRGQFPYELQARHGRARLGQASSVTDRLASLVSIVDGPFAAVAATHAAALAAGDAPALEAAADGLERLEMRILAAEAAATASARYQALGDRSRAASLGLRCETLLASCPGATSPTIDWQRSPATLTARELEVARMAVGGRSSRQIAEQLVVSVRTVETHLSRVYAKLGVAGRPELAVALGMTAAAP
- a CDS encoding YciI family protein: MICTDETPTGEDETALLAEYAAFGEEMGRRGVLQGGERFRPTTDATTVRVRDGEVLTTDGPFAETKEQIGGYFVVDCKDLDAAIEVASKIPGARTGSIEVRPIWEM
- a CDS encoding DinB family protein, which translates into the protein MGEAATPTMPGPIELFGVGLGESLGALSRVADRDWSAPAGTLDWSCWQTVDHVTDCLFSYSLQLAGRVRDGWLRLTELHAQPDATPSQLVEALGAVGRTFEAVLAAAPADAVASDTIFDLRPSDWAARALNELLLHTYDVLVGLGDEFEPSRAVCSFVLSTPTLWMYDGVERLDVPDPWRTMLVGSGRPTSRD